In Crassostrea angulata isolate pt1a10 chromosome 6, ASM2561291v2, whole genome shotgun sequence, a genomic segment contains:
- the LOC128190357 gene encoding neuropeptide FF receptor 2-like, whose translation MNDTLCAAHDEIIHCTEDDGRPGCPLKTSDVVVISMLAVFSVVGIYGNGIVIFVYTKKRDKLTSSVFILALAVYDFLTSSVIMPYTASMIYLRFMILYDPLCKIYMFLITFSVPLSAFLMVAIAVDRYLCICHPFLHLMTKNRARAVIGILSAFAGLLGVLSCLAYSVYQYRDPFPDEDNCTISTDSPISNATLSTTAYPPKPVVLLPKYNGQCDYPGTIVTMEYLTTWQKIYSSFYLIPLIIVLILYVMIYHSVTRRRSKRRKQKALNNVSLKTSLKEPQKPTHPSPASSYTVLSSNDNNENNREHVALQVEMYGNGVHSLAVDRASESMPLQPQHKRRTSGDENHHPHHEHSHHHHHLRDHDTIANIKTALMLFIVAVVFIIAFFPAWLMALGAIPHNSIVFYMYFVYNITNPIIYAFMNPTFRSDVKKICH comes from the coding sequence ATGAACGACACGCTCTGTGCTGCCCACGACGAGATAATCCATTGCACGGAGGATGACGGCCGGCCTGGATGCCCCTTGAAGACTTCCGATGTAGTCGTCATCAGCATGTTGGCTGTATTCAGCGTCGTCGGAATCTATGGCAATGGCATCGTCATCTTCGTCTACACAAAGAAGAGGGACAAGCTGACCTCGTCCGTGTTCATCCTGGCGCTCGCCGTCTATGACTTTCTGACCTCTTCCGTTATAATGCCCTACACTGCCAGTATGATATATCTTAGGTTTATGATTTTGTATGACCCTCTGTGCAAGATATATATGTTCCTTATAACATTCAGCGTCCCCCTCTCTGCGTTTCTTATGGTAGCCATAGCTGTGGATCGCTACCTCTGTATTTGCCACCCGTTTTTGCATTTGATGACCAAAAATCGGGCAAGGGCTGTCATTGGAATTCTGTCAGCGTTCGCGGGTTTGCTGGGTGTCCTGAGTTGTCTAGCCTATTCTGTCTATCAGTACAGGGATCCTTTCCCAGACGAGGACAACTGTACCATCTCAACCGACAGTCCAATCAGCAACGCTACCTTGTCGACGACAGCGTATCCGCCTAAGCCTGTTGTTTTATTACCGAAATATAATGGACAGTGTGATTATCCGGGAACTATTGTTACTATGGAGTACCTGACGACATGGCAGAAGATTTACTCTTCGTTTTATTTAATACCTCTGATCATTGTGTTGATATTATACGTCATGATTTATCACTCTGTCACCAGACGGCGCTCCAAAAGaaggaaacaaaaggccctaaataACGTCAGTCTCAAAACATCCCTTAAGGAACCCCAAAAGCCGACTCATCCCTCGCCGGCCTCATCTTACACGGTACTCTCATCCAACGATAACAACGAAAACAACAGAGAACACGTGGCACTCCAGGTAGAAATGTATGGAAACGGTGTGCATTCACTAGCTGTGGACAGGGCTTCCGAATCGATGCCTCTCCAGCCACAACACAAACGCCGCACTAGCGGCGATGAAAACCACCACCCCCACCATGAACATTCTCATCATCACCACCATCTCCGTGATCACGACACGATCGCAAACATAAAAACAGCGCTGATGCTTTTCATCGTGGCTGTTGTGTTCATCATTGCCTTTTTCCCAGCCTGGTTGATGGCACTTGGTGCGATTCCGCACAACAGCATcgttttttacatgtactttgtctATAATATCACTAACCCTATCATTTATGCCTTTATGAATCCAACATTTAGAAGTGACGTTAAGAAAAtatgtcattag